A single region of the Pseudomonas sp. VD-NE ins genome encodes:
- a CDS encoding catalase: MSQIKTLTTASGAPVADNQNSRSAGPRGPLLLDDFHLLEKLAHFNRENIPERRVHAKGSGAYGTFTVTRDITEYTSAKLFESVGKQTPTFLRFSTVGGERGSADTERDPRGFALKFYTEEGNWDIVGNNTPVFFIRDPLKFPDFIHTQKRLPQSNLKSAQMMWDFWSHSPEALHQVTILFSDRGIPDGYRHMHGFGSHTYSLISAKGERHWVKWHYKTKQGIKNLAPADAARLAGTDPDYAQRDLFEAIERGDFPKWRVCIQIMTEAQAAAHYENPFDVTKTWSQKEFPLIEVGELELNRNPLNYFAEVEQAAFGPSNMVPGVGLSPDRMLQGRVFAYADAHRYRVGTNHQQLPVNAPRSRVNTYQRDGSMAFGSNGGAAPNYEPNSYTEAPKQAPRYAEPALALSGAADRYDHREDTDYYSHAGALFRLMSDEQKALLVSNIAGAMGGVSTDVVDRQLQHFYKADPAYGEAIAKLLNVQLNEV, from the coding sequence ATGAGCCAGATCAAAACGCTTACGACCGCCAGTGGCGCACCTGTCGCTGATAACCAGAATTCTCGCTCCGCCGGTCCTCGTGGCCCGTTGCTGCTCGACGATTTCCACTTGCTCGAAAAGCTCGCTCACTTCAATCGTGAAAACATCCCTGAACGTCGCGTACACGCCAAAGGCTCAGGTGCTTACGGCACGTTTACCGTGACCCGCGACATCACCGAATACACCAGCGCCAAGTTGTTTGAATCTGTCGGTAAACAAACCCCGACGTTTTTGCGATTCTCCACGGTAGGCGGCGAACGCGGTTCTGCCGACACCGAGCGCGATCCACGCGGTTTCGCGTTGAAGTTCTACACCGAAGAAGGCAATTGGGACATCGTTGGCAACAACACGCCAGTGTTCTTCATTCGCGATCCGCTGAAATTCCCTGACTTTATCCACACGCAAAAACGCCTGCCGCAAAGCAACCTGAAAAGCGCGCAGATGATGTGGGACTTCTGGTCGCATTCGCCTGAAGCGCTGCACCAGGTCACCATTCTGTTCTCCGATCGAGGGATCCCGGACGGTTACCGTCACATGCACGGCTTCGGCAGCCACACCTACAGCCTGATCAGCGCGAAAGGTGAGCGTCACTGGGTGAAGTGGCATTACAAAACCAAGCAAGGTATCAAGAATCTGGCTCCGGCCGATGCTGCGCGGTTGGCTGGCACCGATCCGGATTACGCCCAGCGTGATCTGTTCGAAGCGATCGAACGCGGTGACTTCCCGAAATGGCGCGTATGCATCCAGATCATGACTGAAGCCCAGGCTGCAGCGCATTACGAGAACCCGTTCGACGTGACCAAGACGTGGTCGCAGAAGGAGTTCCCGCTGATCGAAGTCGGTGAACTGGAACTGAACCGCAACCCGCTGAACTATTTCGCTGAAGTCGAGCAAGCCGCGTTCGGCCCGAGCAACATGGTGCCAGGCGTTGGTCTCTCGCCAGACCGCATGCTGCAAGGTCGCGTATTCGCCTATGCCGACGCACACCGCTACCGTGTGGGCACCAATCACCAGCAGTTGCCGGTGAACGCGCCACGTAGCCGGGTGAACACTTACCAGCGTGATGGCTCGATGGCGTTCGGCAGCAACGGTGGTGCCGCGCCTAACTACGAACCGAACAGCTATACCGAAGCGCCGAAACAAGCTCCGCGTTACGCTGAGCCGGCACTGGCCTTGAGCGGTGCTGCAGATCGCTACGATCACCGCGAGGATACCGATTACTACAGCCACGCCGGTGCGCTGTTCCGACTGATGAGTGATGAGCAGAAAGCCCTGTTGGTAAGTAACATCGCTGGAGCGATGGGTGGGGTTTCGACTGATGTCGTCGACCGTCAGTTGCAGCATTTCTACAAAGCCGACCCCGCGTATGGAGAAGCAATCGCAAAGCTGCTCAACGTACAGCTTAACGAAGTCTAA
- the rpmJ gene encoding 50S ribosomal protein L36 translates to MKVRASVKKLCRNCKIIRREGVVRVICSAEPRHKQRQG, encoded by the coding sequence ATGAAAGTTCGTGCATCGGTGAAAAAGCTGTGCCGTAACTGCAAGATTATTCGCCGCGAAGGTGTTGTTCGAGTAATTTGCAGCGCGGAACCGCGTCACAAACAGCGCCAAGGCTGA
- the rpsK gene encoding 30S ribosomal protein S11 → MAKPAARPRKKVKKTVVDGIAHIHASFNNTIVTITDRQGNALSWATSGGSGFRGSRKSTPFAAQVAAERAGQAALEYGLKNLDVNVKGPGPGRESAVRALNGCGYKIASITDVTPIPHNGCRPPKKRRV, encoded by the coding sequence ATGGCAAAACCTGCTGCTCGTCCTCGTAAAAAAGTTAAAAAGACAGTGGTTGATGGCATCGCCCACATCCATGCTTCTTTTAACAACACCATCGTGACCATCACCGACCGTCAAGGTAACGCGCTTTCTTGGGCTACCTCCGGTGGTTCGGGTTTCCGCGGTTCCCGCAAGTCCACCCCGTTTGCTGCTCAAGTAGCTGCTGAACGTGCTGGTCAAGCTGCGCTGGAATATGGCCTGAAAAACCTCGACGTTAACGTCAAAGGTCCAGGTCCAGGTCGTGAGTCTGCTGTCCGTGCATTGAACGGCTGTGGCTATAAGATCGCCAGCATCACCGACGTGACGCCAATCCCGCACAACGGGTGCCGTCCGCCGAAGAAGCGCCGCGTGTAA
- the bfr gene encoding bacterioferritin, with product MQGHPDVIDYLNTLLTGELAARDQYFVHSRMYEDWGFTKLYERINHEMEEEAGHADALMRRILMLEGTPRMRPDDLDVGTTVPEMLEADLRLEYKVRAALCKGIELCEQHKDYVSREILRVQLNDTEEDHTYWLEKQLGLIKLIGLENYLQSHTS from the coding sequence ATGCAAGGCCACCCAGACGTAATCGATTACCTCAACACGTTGCTGACCGGCGAACTGGCCGCGCGTGATCAATATTTCGTTCATTCGCGGATGTATGAGGACTGGGGGTTCACCAAGCTCTACGAGCGAATCAACCACGAGATGGAAGAAGAGGCGGGTCACGCTGATGCATTGATGCGCCGGATTCTGATGCTCGAAGGCACGCCGCGCATGCGTCCGGATGATCTGGATGTCGGCACCACTGTGCCGGAGATGCTCGAAGCCGATCTGCGTCTTGAGTACAAAGTCCGCGCTGCGCTGTGCAAAGGCATCGAGCTGTGCGAGCAGCACAAAGACTATGTCAGCCGCGAGATCCTGCGCGTGCAGTTGAACGACACCGAAGAAGATCACACCTACTGGCTGGAAAAGCAGTTGGGCTTGATCAAGCTGATCGGTCTCGAGAATTACCTGCAATCTCACACTTCCTGA
- a CDS encoding DNA-directed RNA polymerase subunit alpha, whose amino-acid sequence MQISVNEFLTPRHIDVQVVSPTRAKITLEPLERGFGHTLGNALRRILLSSMPGCAVVEAEIDGVLHEYSAIEGVQEDVIEILLNLKGLAIKLHGRDEVTLTLSKKGSGVVTAADIQLDHDVEIVNPDHVIANLASNGALNMKLTVARGRGYEPADSRQSDEDESRSIGRLQLDSSFSPVRRIAYVVENARVEQRTNLDKLVIDLETNGTLDPEEAIRRAATILQQQLAAFVDLKGDSEPVVVEQEDEIDPILLRPVDDLELTVRSANCLKAENIYYIGDLIQRTEVELLKTPNLGKKSLTEIKDVLASRGLSLGMRLDNWPPASLKKDDKATA is encoded by the coding sequence ATGCAGATTTCGGTAAATGAGTTCCTGACACCCCGCCACATTGATGTGCAGGTTGTCAGTCCAACCCGCGCCAAGATCACTCTCGAGCCTCTCGAGCGTGGTTTTGGCCACACCCTGGGCAACGCGCTGCGACGCATCCTGTTGTCCTCAATGCCCGGCTGCGCAGTAGTCGAGGCCGAGATTGACGGTGTGCTCCACGAGTACAGCGCCATCGAAGGTGTACAGGAAGACGTAATTGAAATCCTGTTGAACCTTAAAGGTCTGGCCATCAAGCTGCACGGTCGTGACGAAGTTACGCTGACCTTGTCGAAGAAGGGTTCGGGGGTGGTTACCGCTGCCGATATTCAGCTGGATCATGATGTCGAGATCGTTAATCCCGATCACGTAATCGCTAACCTGGCGTCTAACGGCGCCCTGAACATGAAGCTCACCGTAGCTCGTGGTCGTGGTTATGAACCAGCCGACTCGCGTCAGAGCGATGAAGACGAAAGCCGCAGCATCGGTCGCTTGCAGCTTGACTCTTCGTTCAGCCCGGTTCGCCGTATCGCATACGTGGTGGAAAACGCCCGTGTCGAGCAGCGTACCAACCTGGACAAGCTGGTTATTGATCTGGAAACCAACGGTACTCTGGATCCTGAAGAGGCTATCCGCCGCGCTGCAACCATCCTGCAACAGCAGTTGGCTGCGTTCGTCGACCTCAAAGGTGACAGTGAGCCAGTGGTTGTCGAGCAGGAAGACGAGATCGATCCGATCCTGCTTCGCCCGGTTGACGATCTGGAACTGACTGTACGTTCGGCTAACTGCCTTAAGGCGGAAAACATCTACTACATCGGTGACCTGATTCAGCGTACCGAAGTAGAGCTGTTGAAGACTCCGAACCTTGGCAAGAAATCCTTGACTGAAATCAAGGACGTTCTGGCCTCCCGCGGTCTGTCCCTCGGCATGCGCCTCGACAACTGGCCGCCTGCAAGTCTTAAGAAGGACGACAAGGCGACTGCCTGA
- the rplQ gene encoding 50S ribosomal protein L17, translated as MRHRKSGRHLSRTSSHRKAMFQNMAVSLFEHELIKTTLPKAKELRRVAEPLITLAKTDSLANRRLAFDRTRSKAIVGKLFNDLGKRYATREGGYLRILKCGFRAGDNAPMAYVELVDRATAGEAVSAE; from the coding sequence ATGCGTCATCGTAAAAGTGGTCGTCACCTGAGCCGCACCAGCTCGCACCGCAAGGCCATGTTCCAAAACATGGCGGTGTCGCTGTTCGAGCACGAGCTGATCAAAACTACTCTGCCAAAAGCCAAAGAACTGCGTCGCGTTGCTGAGCCGCTGATCACTCTGGCCAAGACAGATAGCCTGGCTAACCGCCGTCTGGCTTTCGACCGTACTCGTTCGAAAGCTATCGTTGGTAAGCTCTTCAACGACCTGGGCAAGCGTTACGCTACCCGTGAGGGTGGCTACCTGCGCATCCTCAAGTGCGGTTTCCGCGCTGGCGACAACGCGCCTATGGCGTACGTCGAGTTGGTTGATCGTGCTACTGCCGGCGAAGCTGTATCCGCCGAGTAA
- the secY gene encoding preprotein translocase subunit SecY, translating to MAKQGALSALGKGGMSELWARLRFLFLAIIVYRIGAHIPVPGINPDRLADLFRQNEGTILSLFNMFSGGALERMSIFALGIMPYISASIIMQLMTAVSPQLEQLKKEGEAGRRKISQYTRYGTVVLALVQAIGMSIGLAGQGVAFTGDFGFHFVAVSTFVAGAMFMMWLGEQITERGVGNGISMLIFSGIVAGLPRAIGQSFESARQGDINIFALVAIGLLAVAIIGFVVFIERGQRRIAVHYAKRQQGRKVFAAQTSHLPLKVNMAGVIPAIFASSILLFPASLGAWFGQSEGMGWLQDISQSIAPGQPLNILLFSAGIIFFCFFYTALMFNPKDVAENLKKSGAFIPGIRPGEQSARYIDGVLTRLTMFGALYMTAVCLLPQFLVVAANVPFYLGGTSLLIVVVVVMDFMSQVQSHLVSHQYESLMKKANLKGYGSGMLR from the coding sequence ATGGCTAAGCAAGGTGCTCTCTCTGCGCTCGGCAAAGGCGGTATGTCTGAACTCTGGGCTCGTCTGCGTTTTCTGTTCCTGGCGATTATCGTCTACCGAATAGGCGCACACATCCCGGTTCCAGGTATCAACCCGGACCGACTCGCAGACCTGTTTCGACAGAATGAGGGGACCATTCTTAGCTTGTTCAATATGTTCTCCGGCGGTGCGCTGGAACGGATGAGCATCTTTGCACTGGGGATCATGCCGTACATTTCGGCATCGATCATCATGCAACTGATGACAGCCGTCAGCCCGCAGCTGGAGCAGTTGAAGAAGGAAGGTGAAGCTGGCCGTCGCAAGATCAGCCAGTACACCCGCTACGGCACCGTCGTCCTCGCTCTCGTTCAGGCTATTGGCATGTCCATTGGTCTGGCGGGGCAGGGCGTTGCGTTCACTGGTGACTTTGGCTTCCATTTCGTCGCGGTATCCACTTTTGTGGCTGGTGCGATGTTCATGATGTGGCTGGGTGAGCAGATTACTGAGCGTGGTGTAGGCAACGGTATCTCGATGTTGATTTTTTCGGGTATCGTCGCCGGTCTTCCGAGAGCAATCGGGCAGTCTTTCGAGTCTGCGCGTCAGGGTGATATCAACATCTTCGCCTTGGTTGCCATCGGTTTGCTGGCAGTAGCGATTATCGGTTTCGTGGTGTTCATTGAGCGTGGTCAGCGTCGTATCGCTGTTCACTACGCCAAGCGTCAGCAGGGCCGCAAGGTTTTTGCTGCGCAGACTAGCCACCTGCCGTTGAAGGTGAACATGGCCGGTGTTATTCCGGCTATTTTCGCGAGCAGCATTTTGCTGTTCCCGGCTTCGTTGGGTGCCTGGTTCGGTCAGTCTGAAGGTATGGGCTGGTTGCAGGACATCTCGCAGTCGATCGCTCCTGGTCAGCCGTTGAATATTCTGCTGTTTAGTGCAGGGATTATTTTCTTCTGCTTCTTCTATACGGCGTTGATGTTCAATCCGAAAGACGTAGCGGAAAACCTGAAGAAGTCCGGTGCCTTTATTCCGGGCATCCGTCCAGGTGAGCAGTCCGCACGCTATATTGATGGCGTTCTGACTCGCTTGACCATGTTCGGTGCTCTTTACATGACGGCCGTGTGCCTGTTGCCCCAGTTCCTGGTGGTTGCAGCAAACGTTCCGTTCTACCTTGGCGGGACCTCGTTGCTGATCGTGGTCGTGGTTGTGATGGACTTCATGTCCCAAGTACAATCGCACCTCGTTTCGCACCAGTACGAATCCCTGATGAAGAAAGCCAACCTGAAGGGTTACGGCAGCGGCATGTTGCGCTGA
- the rpsM gene encoding 30S ribosomal protein S13 yields MARIAGVNIPDNKHTVISLTYIYGVGRTTAQKICAETGVNPAAKIKDLSDEQIEQLRGEVAKFTTEGDLRREINMKIKRLMDLGCYRGLRHRRGLPVRGQRTKTNARTRKGPRKPIRK; encoded by the coding sequence ATGGCCCGTATTGCAGGCGTTAACATTCCAGATAACAAGCATACTGTTATCTCGCTGACCTACATCTATGGTGTTGGTCGCACTACTGCGCAGAAAATTTGCGCAGAGACTGGGGTAAACCCAGCCGCAAAGATCAAAGATCTGAGCGACGAGCAGATTGAGCAGTTGCGTGGCGAAGTGGCGAAGTTCACCACTGAAGGTGACCTGCGTCGCGAAATCAACATGAAAATCAAGCGTTTGATGGACCTCGGTTGCTACCGTGGTCTGCGTCATCGTCGTGGTCTTCCAGTGCGCGGTCAGCGTACCAAGACTAACGCGCGTACCCGTAAAGGTCCGCGTAAGCCGATCCGCAAGTAA
- the rpsD gene encoding 30S ribosomal protein S4, with product MARYIGPKCKLARREGTDLFLKSGVRAIESKCNIEAAPGIHGQRRGRQSDYGTQLREKQKVRRIYGVLERQFSGYYKEAAGKKGATGENLLQLLECRLDNVVYRMGFGSTRAESRQLVSHKSISVNGQTVNVPSYQVRAGDVVAVREKAKNQLRIVQALDLCAQRGRVEWVEVDTEKKSGVFKNVPARSDLSADINESLIVELYSK from the coding sequence ATGGCTCGTTACATTGGTCCAAAATGCAAACTCGCTCGTCGCGAAGGCACCGATCTCTTCCTGAAGAGCGGCGTGCGCGCGATCGAATCGAAGTGCAACATTGAAGCAGCACCTGGTATCCACGGCCAACGCCGCGGTCGCCAGTCCGATTACGGCACCCAACTGCGTGAAAAGCAGAAGGTCCGTCGTATTTACGGCGTTCTCGAGCGTCAGTTCAGCGGCTACTACAAAGAAGCTGCTGGCAAGAAAGGTGCAACCGGTGAAAACCTGCTGCAACTGCTCGAATGCCGTCTGGACAACGTTGTATACCGTATGGGCTTTGGTTCGACTCGTGCCGAATCCCGTCAGCTGGTATCGCACAAGTCGATCAGCGTTAACGGTCAGACCGTAAACGTTCCGTCGTATCAGGTTCGTGCTGGTGACGTGGTTGCAGTACGCGAGAAAGCAAAAAACCAACTTCGCATTGTCCAAGCTCTCGATCTGTGTGCCCAACGTGGCCGCGTAGAATGGGTAGAAGTAGACACTGAGAAGAAGTCGGGCGTTTTCAAGAACGTTCCTGCTCGCAGTGATCTGTCCGCCGACATCAACGAAAGCCTGATTGTCGAGCTCTACTCCAAGTAA